A genomic stretch from Desulfurococcaceae archaeon MEX13E-LK6-19 includes:
- a CDS encoding PhoH family protein: MGELFEKLKPLSVGQEEIKKAFANKNYEIIGLFGPTGTGKSLFSVIYGIDAILSGEYKRFIISRPVVDVVTGKELTAVELGEMYYDIAIHYLRDILEGFIEWSKIEELIKAGKIVFADTHYLRGRTFDDSVIFLDDAQSIPPESSIEIMMRIGRNSRFIIAGDPVFQKTTWMERDGATVVREVLLGEENAKVIDLGLKDIVRPGAKRGIRLLIETRMRNRKLNDVEKNVLDVARVHAPDADIITVVEFIDEKKTFNIESENVPDAIIIVKEGSLGRLIGKGGERIEAMEADTNLKLRGVELSLDFKPLIRAMHPVSWIHRHIVDIDFAGPELAVKVETDAFGAFVGQKGFHVKFVDAVMKKLMGVGVRAIEVETARPKRRKR, encoded by the coding sequence ATGGGCGAACTATTTGAGAAACTCAAGCCATTGAGCGTGGGACAAGAGGAGATAAAGAAAGCGTTTGCAAACAAGAACTATGAGATTATAGGGTTGTTTGGCCCCACTGGTACTGGTAAGAGTCTCTTCAGTGTAATCTATGGTATTGATGCCATACTTTCTGGAGAATACAAGAGGTTCATTATATCAAGACCTGTAGTCGATGTTGTTACAGGGAAAGAACTCACGGCAGTTGAATTAGGGGAAATGTACTATGACATAGCAATACATTATTTAAGAGATATATTAGAGGGGTTTATTGAATGGAGTAAAATCGAGGAGCTCATTAAGGCTGGCAAGATAGTATTTGCTGATACACACTATCTACGTGGAAGGACCTTTGACGACTCAGTGATATTCCTCGATGATGCGCAGAGTATTCCTCCCGAGAGCAGTATAGAGATAATGATGAGAATTGGTAGGAATAGTAGGTTCATAATAGCAGGTGACCCGGTGTTCCAGAAAACGACATGGATGGAGAGAGATGGAGCTACCGTTGTCAGGGAAGTTCTTCTTGGCGAAGAGAACGCCAAAGTAATAGATCTTGGTTTAAAGGATATTGTCAGGCCTGGCGCGAAAAGAGGTATTAGATTACTCATAGAGACAAGAATGAGAAACCGTAAACTCAATGATGTAGAGAAAAACGTGCTGGATGTAGCTAGAGTACATGCCCCAGACGCCGATATTATTACTGTCGTGGAGTTCATTGACGAGAAGAAAACATTCAATATAGAGAGCGAGAATGTGCCGGATGCAATAATTATAGTCAAAGAAGGCAGTCTAGGAAGACTAATAGGTAAAGGAGGAGAGAGAATTGAAGCAATGGAAGCTGATACAAACTTGAAGCTACGTGGCGTAGAGTTATCACTAGACTTCAAGCCCTTGATAAGAGCAATGCACCCAGTAAGCTGGATTCACAGACATATCGTCGATATAGATTTCGCTGGACCGGAACTAGCAGTAAAAGTAGAGACTGATGCATTTGGAGCATTTGTTGGACAGAAAGGATTCCATGTAAAGTTCGTTGATGCGGTTATGAAGAAACTCATGGGTGTTGGTGTACGAGCTATAGAAGTCGAGACAGCAAGACCTAAGCGCAGAAAACGATGA
- a CDS encoding class I SAM-dependent methyltransferase family protein, producing the protein MARQKPLLRRIAEEVYGEEFANKIWKRIEIIGDIAVIRVSFNVTPEELKPLAKAILEKIPYVKSVWAGLPGVKGEYRLREYVHLAGEKRSETIYKEHGCLFKTDITKVYISPRLNYEHKRIAKLVKPGEVVTNMFAGAGLFSIIIAKYSRPARVYSIDINPIAYKYMVENIKLNKVEDIVIPLLGDAAKVIDEKLVDTSDRVLMPLPELAIDYLPYAIKALRGRKGFIHVYVHVKTLPGESYIEKAKDLVLKRLDEINVSGRVLFARKVRMVGPRKYQVVLDLLIE; encoded by the coding sequence ATGGCCAGACAAAAACCATTGCTGAGAAGAATAGCGGAAGAGGTCTATGGAGAGGAATTCGCGAACAAGATATGGAAGAGAATAGAAATAATAGGAGACATAGCGGTAATAAGAGTATCATTCAATGTAACACCCGAGGAATTAAAGCCTTTAGCCAAAGCTATTCTGGAGAAAATACCTTATGTGAAGAGTGTTTGGGCGGGACTACCTGGCGTCAAAGGCGAGTATAGACTCCGCGAGTATGTTCATTTAGCTGGCGAGAAAAGAAGTGAAACCATATACAAGGAGCATGGTTGTCTTTTTAAAACAGATATAACTAAGGTCTATATCTCCCCAAGACTAAATTATGAACATAAGAGAATAGCTAAACTTGTCAAGCCAGGCGAAGTAGTAACAAACATGTTTGCTGGTGCAGGTCTGTTTTCAATAATTATAGCGAAATATTCAAGACCAGCGAGAGTCTATAGTATCGACATAAACCCCATCGCCTACAAATACATGGTTGAGAATATTAAGTTGAATAAAGTAGAAGACATAGTTATACCATTGCTTGGCGATGCCGCAAAAGTTATTGATGAAAAGCTTGTCGATACCTCAGATAGAGTGTTAATGCCATTGCCCGAACTAGCTATAGATTATCTTCCATATGCTATCAAAGCTCTCCGCGGTAGGAAGGGTTTCATACACGTTTACGTCCATGTTAAGACCTTGCCTGGCGAATCATATATTGAGAAAGCAAAGGATCTTGTGTTAAAAAGGCTCGACGAAATAAATGTTAGTGGGAGAGTATTGTTTGCGAGAAAAGTCAGAATGGTTGGTCCTAGAAAATACCAGGTTGTACTAGACTTGCTTATAGAGTGA
- a CDS encoding endonuclease III has translation MHSKYVDPSSFIVNYVKGRSLFEFIIAVLLSQNTSDKNAIKAFERLREVTGNSISPERILSLNINEIAEAIRPAGMHKERAKRIIEIAKLFSDKNFVTKLIDKLNKVPVEDARRILMEIPGVGRKTADVVLLMYFGKPTFPVDTHIMRITRRLGFINKNDYEQARSFWMKFLDSRDYLETHLLLITHGRRICKSRNPSCTKCLLAEYCPSKQETV, from the coding sequence ATGCACAGCAAATACGTTGATCCATCTAGCTTTATTGTGAATTACGTTAAAGGAAGAAGCCTCTTTGAGTTCATTATAGCTGTTTTATTGAGCCAGAATACAAGCGATAAAAACGCCATCAAGGCTTTTGAGCGGCTAAGAGAAGTTACGGGCAACAGTATCAGTCCCGAGAGAATTCTTTCACTAAACATAAACGAGATAGCTGAAGCAATAAGACCTGCTGGCATGCATAAAGAGAGAGCGAAAAGGATCATTGAGATCGCGAAGCTCTTCTCAGATAAAAACTTTGTAACAAAACTAATTGATAAACTGAATAAAGTGCCAGTAGAGGATGCTAGAAGAATACTAATGGAGATCCCGGGAGTTGGCAGAAAAACTGCTGATGTAGTTTTGTTAATGTATTTTGGTAAACCAACTTTCCCCGTGGATACACATATTATGAGGATCACTAGGAGGCTTGGCTTCATTAATAAAAACGATTACGAGCAGGCTAGAAGTTTTTGGATGAAGTTCCTTGATAGCAGAGATTACCTTGAAACACACCTGCTACTAATTACTCATGGACGCAGAATATGCAAGTCAAGAAATCCTTCCTGCACCAAATGCCTCCTAGCTGAATACTGTCCCTCAAAACAGGAAACCGTCTAG
- the asnS gene encoding asparagine--tRNA ligase, with the protein MSRESLERVYVEDVLKGLFTGERVLLRGWVYRHRVVGTKIFIVLRDSTGILQCVVDKENTPKEVHETAEKLDLEASIEVAGVVRKEPRAPGGYELTVDYLKVYGWSRDFPIKGGEGIEYLLDNRHLWIRSRKLTAIMKIKHTVLRAGREYFIQDGWWEVTPPILTASACEGGATLFEVKYFDKKAYLSQSAQLYLEVLIYSLEKVWSLTPSFRAEKSRTRRHLAEYWHLEAEAAWYDMEDMMKVCEELVSYIVGRVLEENENELKFLGRDIKKLEKALETPYPRITYDEAIEILQKKGVKIKWGDDLGADEERILTTEFETPFFITHFPKEIKSFYMKLEPSRPEVVRGFDLLAPEGYGEIIGGSEREDDYDKLLTRIKENDLNPDDYKWYLDLRRYGSVPHSGFGLGIERVVMWIAGLDHIRDAIPFPRFRGRIYP; encoded by the coding sequence TTGTCAAGGGAATCTCTAGAACGTGTCTATGTAGAGGATGTTCTGAAAGGGCTGTTTACGGGCGAACGAGTACTATTACGAGGATGGGTTTACAGACATAGAGTTGTGGGGACAAAGATATTTATTGTACTTAGGGATAGCACTGGGATTCTCCAATGTGTTGTTGATAAAGAAAATACTCCAAAAGAAGTGCATGAGACCGCTGAAAAACTAGATCTTGAGGCTAGCATTGAGGTTGCTGGTGTTGTTAGGAAAGAGCCTAGAGCACCTGGCGGCTATGAACTAACAGTCGATTACTTGAAAGTCTATGGCTGGTCAAGGGATTTCCCAATTAAAGGCGGTGAGGGAATAGAGTATCTTCTAGACAATAGGCACTTATGGATAAGAAGTAGGAAACTAACAGCAATAATGAAGATTAAACATACCGTCCTCAGAGCCGGGCGAGAATACTTTATACAAGATGGCTGGTGGGAAGTTACGCCACCAATACTAACAGCATCAGCTTGTGAGGGCGGAGCAACTCTCTTCGAAGTGAAGTATTTTGATAAAAAGGCGTATCTTAGTCAAAGTGCACAGCTTTACCTAGAAGTACTCATTTATAGTCTAGAAAAAGTATGGAGTTTAACACCTAGCTTTAGAGCAGAAAAAAGCAGAACACGTCGTCATCTAGCAGAGTACTGGCATCTCGAAGCCGAAGCTGCATGGTATGACATGGAAGATATGATGAAAGTGTGTGAAGAACTAGTATCGTATATTGTTGGCCGTGTTCTCGAAGAGAACGAGAATGAACTAAAATTCCTAGGAAGGGACATCAAAAAACTAGAGAAAGCCCTTGAGACACCATATCCTAGAATAACATATGATGAAGCCATAGAAATTCTACAGAAGAAAGGAGTAAAGATAAAGTGGGGCGACGATCTTGGAGCAGATGAGGAAAGGATCCTGACAACAGAATTTGAGACACCATTCTTCATCACCCACTTCCCCAAGGAAATCAAGTCGTTCTACATGAAGCTGGAGCCAAGTAGGCCCGAAGTGGTAAGAGGCTTTGATCTACTAGCCCCAGAGGGTTATGGCGAGATTATTGGTGGTAGCGAGAGAGAAGATGACTATGATAAGTTACTTACACGAATCAAGGAGAATGATCTAAACCCCGATGATTACAAGTGGTACCTAGACTTAAGAAGGTATGGCAGTGTTCCACATAGTGGCTTTGGACTTGGCATAGAACGTGTTGTAATGTGGATAGCTGGACTAGACCATATCAGGGATGCAATACCATTCCCGCGATTTAGAGGGAGAATATACCCGTGA
- the metG gene encoding methionine--tRNA ligase subunit beta — MSQGQETISFEEFMKCDLRVGVVKQAERIPGTKKLLRLIVDLGELGERQLVAGLGEWYSPEDLVGKYIIVVANLAPKKFRGYVSQGMLLAAEDEKGVPVLLTVEKPVKPGAKVH; from the coding sequence ATGAGCCAGGGACAGGAGACTATAAGTTTTGAAGAGTTTATGAAATGTGATCTACGTGTTGGTGTTGTTAAGCAGGCTGAGAGGATCCCTGGGACGAAAAAACTACTAAGGCTTATTGTTGACTTAGGCGAACTTGGAGAAAGACAGCTTGTTGCAGGATTGGGGGAATGGTATAGTCCTGAAGATCTTGTAGGGAAATATATTATTGTAGTGGCGAATCTCGCGCCGAAGAAATTTAGAGGCTATGTAAGCCAGGGGATGCTCTTAGCTGCTGAAGACGAAAAGGGAGTGCCAGTACTATTAACTGTCGAAAAACCAGTTAAACCCGGTGCTAAAGTACATTAA
- a CDS encoding MGMT family protein, which translates to MVLYVLELEENKVRKARLEDYMEVIYALISLVEPGKVTTYGSIAKLLGISPRLVGKIMAANKSPIVIPCHRVVKSNGDLGGYSRGGVKIKKRLLELEGVVFSRGEVVDKKCIIDLKELLDP; encoded by the coding sequence ATGGTTCTTTATGTTCTCGAGCTCGAAGAGAACAAGGTAAGAAAAGCTCGACTAGAAGATTACATGGAGGTAATATATGCTCTAATAAGTCTTGTTGAACCGGGTAAAGTTACAACATACGGTTCTATAGCGAAATTACTTGGAATAAGTCCGAGACTTGTAGGAAAAATAATGGCGGCTAACAAATCACCCATTGTTATACCATGTCATAGAGTTGTAAAGAGTAATGGAGATTTAGGTGGATATAGTCGTGGCGGCGTAAAAATAAAGAAAAGACTCCTAGAGCTTGAAGGGGTTGTTTTTAGCCGAGGTGAAGTGGTTGATAAGAAGTGTATTATTGATTTAAAAGAGCTTCTTGACCCTTGA
- a CDS encoding radical SAM protein translates to MTSLVKGHKIYGNIRKLKVIRPFDPWRSPLCTCRPKYSLQPYTGCSHFCLYCYATSYIGRKPSTPKKMLLRNVTHDIAFINRELVVEMSSSSDPYPPIEKWLLLTRKVLEIFYKYSVKTLITTKSDLVTRDADLLSKIPAAVMITITGLDDSLARRLEPYAPPYTKRLEAIRVLSNRNIPVGVRIDPIIPGLNDDPEMLRELVHRVKEYGGKHIVTSTYKARPDNIKRLIEEFPDMASYWRRLYLEKGTRIHGYYYLNQELRKQLLKPVVEAAREAGLSHAVCREGFLEPTYFNAESCDGTHLIPKQHTQDISRVKKLF, encoded by the coding sequence ATGACTTCTCTAGTTAAAGGCCATAAGATTTATGGGAATATAAGAAAGCTTAAAGTGATAAGACCATTCGATCCATGGCGTAGTCCTCTATGTACTTGTCGTCCAAAATATAGTCTGCAACCCTATACAGGTTGTAGCCATTTTTGTCTGTATTGTTATGCAACAAGCTATATCGGTCGTAAACCTAGTACGCCTAAGAAAATGCTTCTTAGGAATGTAACTCACGACATAGCGTTTATAAACAGAGAACTTGTTGTTGAAATGAGCAGCAGTTCTGATCCATATCCTCCCATTGAGAAATGGCTTTTGCTGACTAGAAAAGTCCTTGAGATCTTTTACAAGTACTCTGTAAAGACATTGATTACAACTAAATCCGATCTAGTTACTAGGGACGCTGACCTATTGTCTAAGATCCCGGCAGCCGTTATGATAACCATAACAGGTCTTGATGACTCATTAGCTAGAAGACTTGAACCTTATGCACCACCTTATACTAAACGTTTAGAAGCGATAAGGGTTTTATCGAACAGAAACATTCCCGTAGGAGTACGAATAGATCCTATCATACCCGGGCTAAACGATGATCCTGAAATGCTTCGAGAACTAGTACATCGTGTAAAAGAGTATGGAGGGAAACATATCGTAACTTCCACATATAAAGCTAGACCAGATAACATCAAACGCCTCATTGAAGAATTCCCTGATATGGCAAGCTATTGGAGAAGACTTTATCTAGAAAAAGGAACTCGGATACATGGATACTATTACTTAAACCAAGAGCTGAGAAAACAATTATTGAAACCAGTTGTAGAAGCTGCAAGAGAAGCAGGGTTATCCCATGCTGTTTGTAGAGAAGGATTTCTAGAACCAACATACTTCAATGCAGAGAGTTGCGATGGAACACACCTCATACCTAAACAACATACACAAGATATCTCAAGGGTCAAGAAGCTCTTTTAA
- a CDS encoding metallophosphoesterase — protein sequence MSKKYMSILSLIFVFILVTSFMPVIHTETQLETIPELPGLDSMPGETLAKNVTLGKPAVVFPGDSFTIEFKAPVDASTGYIYGVFAEDDHLVVRNYTVTVVAHTESNTTTITLPEDVEPGLYDLVLVGSSVVELPRSVWVITEETLAKLFIAHVSDQHYGSGEPDTITGQYKRFAGQMLINLLGVDAVFVTGDEADGAAEPEYKYSVGFRTSFLYSIPFFIVPGNHDWPLKHFLRFYGDDKWYRVIGGKYLIIGMDTRDEGYPTEDQMRWLEGILKEYKDIPIKIVMMHHPVFYYQGTLEISSSDPILQTDPHTNPDNPLSYYWGANTTIATWFLRLCEDYKITLVLAGHIHRDQYVKFVSTRTGTTTYFITTTTFAQSRPNYNGFIAFEISSDGSISFPIKMPTFVGFDDVDRRRVYNSISLDPEWDKYFFGHVYEAPHAYRFDLINNLSIIDVSRKVIISLPWAGPAFSKELSATNGGSIKVLDMKVIGNRLYALLDINLPGNGSTVEFVFYNMPDYFPPSVDILFFGTPETGKTNMIFVTVNDGEWGLVKISGYLMLGDTIVNLKKYSADTYMVTISVPSSDQPIEGILHVEAVDAAGNILSRNFTITFYPPGQAPSPSTHTLNISITIEGVEKTPLAKIAIASNTFYKLYDLESTVLSLELPEGVYEITVIPTEGNTTDFLGNFSFIKWVVGETESTEPSITINLTSDITLQLYFETHELPLPTTTTTTTTTTTTTTTTTTTTTTTTTTTTTTTTTTTTTTTTTTTTTTTPPAPGVNIGLIAAAIIIIIIIIAVALYLKRK from the coding sequence ATGAGTAAGAAATACATGAGTATACTATCATTGATCTTTGTCTTCATATTAGTTACTTCATTTATGCCAGTAATCCATACAGAGACACAATTAGAGACGATACCAGAACTACCAGGCCTCGATTCAATGCCTGGAGAAACACTGGCCAAGAATGTTACTCTAGGAAAACCAGCTGTGGTATTTCCTGGAGACTCATTTACAATAGAGTTCAAAGCTCCTGTCGATGCGTCAACAGGTTATATCTATGGCGTCTTTGCTGAAGACGATCATCTTGTTGTCAGAAACTACACGGTAACCGTGGTAGCTCACACAGAATCCAACACAACCACGATAACATTACCAGAAGACGTTGAGCCGGGTCTTTATGACCTAGTACTTGTTGGGAGCAGTGTCGTTGAATTACCACGTAGCGTCTGGGTAATAACAGAAGAAACACTAGCAAAGCTCTTTATAGCACATGTAAGTGATCAGCATTATGGCTCAGGTGAACCAGACACAATTACTGGTCAGTACAAGAGATTCGCTGGACAAATGCTCATAAACCTGCTTGGTGTAGACGCTGTATTCGTGACGGGAGATGAAGCCGATGGTGCCGCAGAACCAGAGTACAAGTATAGTGTAGGGTTTAGAACAAGCTTCCTATACTCAATACCATTCTTCATAGTACCAGGAAACCATGATTGGCCATTGAAACACTTCCTAAGATTCTACGGTGACGATAAATGGTATAGAGTTATTGGCGGTAAGTATCTAATCATAGGAATGGATACTAGAGATGAAGGATATCCTACAGAAGACCAAATGAGATGGCTCGAAGGAATACTGAAAGAGTACAAGGACATACCAATAAAAATAGTAATGATGCACCACCCAGTATTCTACTACCAGGGAACACTAGAAATAAGCTCAAGCGATCCGATCCTGCAAACAGACCCACATACGAACCCCGACAACCCATTAAGCTACTATTGGGGTGCAAACACAACCATAGCAACATGGTTCCTTAGATTATGTGAAGACTATAAGATAACATTGGTACTAGCAGGACACATTCATAGAGACCAATACGTAAAATTTGTATCAACAAGAACTGGTACAACAACATACTTCATCACAACAACAACATTTGCACAAAGCAGACCCAACTACAACGGATTCATAGCATTCGAAATATCTAGCGATGGGAGCATATCATTCCCGATCAAGATGCCAACATTTGTTGGTTTCGATGACGTTGATAGGAGAAGAGTATACAATTCTATATCACTTGATCCAGAATGGGACAAGTACTTCTTCGGACATGTATATGAGGCACCTCACGCCTATAGATTCGATCTAATAAACAACCTTAGTATAATAGATGTATCAAGAAAGGTGATCATATCACTACCATGGGCTGGTCCAGCATTCTCCAAAGAGTTGTCAGCTACTAATGGAGGCTCCATAAAAGTACTTGACATGAAAGTAATTGGTAACAGACTATACGCCCTGTTAGACATTAATCTGCCAGGTAATGGAAGTACGGTAGAGTTTGTCTTCTACAATATGCCAGACTACTTCCCGCCTAGCGTAGACATATTATTCTTTGGTACGCCAGAAACAGGAAAAACCAATATGATCTTCGTGACAGTAAATGACGGCGAATGGGGTCTTGTGAAAATCTCTGGATACCTCATGTTAGGAGATACAATTGTTAACCTCAAGAAGTATAGTGCAGATACGTATATGGTAACAATTAGTGTACCGTCATCTGACCAGCCTATTGAAGGAATACTTCACGTAGAAGCCGTAGATGCAGCAGGAAATATACTGTCAAGAAACTTCACTATAACATTCTATCCACCAGGCCAAGCTCCATCACCGTCTACACATACGTTAAACATTAGCATTACAATAGAAGGAGTAGAGAAAACACCATTAGCGAAAATAGCTATTGCATCAAACACATTCTATAAACTATACGACTTAGAGAGCACTGTGCTAAGTCTTGAATTACCTGAGGGAGTATACGAGATAACGGTAATACCTACTGAAGGTAATACAACAGACTTCCTAGGAAACTTTAGTTTCATTAAATGGGTTGTAGGAGAAACAGAATCAACCGAGCCATCAATAACTATAAACTTAACAAGTGACATAACTCTACAGTTATACTTTGAAACACATGAACTACCATTACCAACAACTACAACCACTACGACCACTACTACAACCACGACTACAACTACTACGACAACCACTACAACTACAACAACTACTACGACTACGACCACCACTACAACGACAACTACAACAACCACGACCACAACAACTACAACGACACCACCAGCACCAGGAGTCAACATAGGACTAATAGCAGCAGCAATCATAATAATCATAATAATAATTGCTGTAGCACTTTACCTAAAAAGAAAGTAA
- a CDS encoding ABC transporter ATP-binding protein, with the protein MTKVRLVNITKVYGAVVAVDHINLEIESGELFTLLGPSGCGKTTTLRIIAGFEAPEEGRVYFDDEDVTFKKPYERNTAMVFQNYALWPHMTVYDNIAYGLRLRKLPEEEIRKRVKQVLELVRLEGLERRYPLQLSGGQQQRVALARALVVEPRVLLLDEPLSNLDAKLRIEMREEIKRIQKRLGITTIYVTHDQLEAMSLSDRIAVMKDGKILQVGTPKEVYFYPRSMFVAGFIGRSNIYKGVITESKDIYAKIHVDELGIELDGTLVEPGMKGTAAVVIRPENIEVSKPANLTGYNVLKGKLDFQMFVGEKIEARIKIGNASLIAYLPNQLEVPLGSEITVYIHRENVRIIPFK; encoded by the coding sequence ATGACAAAGGTTAGGCTCGTGAATATAACGAAGGTTTATGGCGCCGTTGTAGCAGTAGACCATATAAATCTTGAAATCGAGTCTGGCGAATTGTTTACACTACTAGGTCCTAGTGGTTGTGGTAAAACAACAACACTAAGAATAATAGCTGGCTTCGAGGCGCCAGAAGAAGGACGTGTTTACTTCGATGATGAGGATGTAACGTTCAAGAAGCCCTACGAGAGAAATACTGCCATGGTTTTCCAGAACTATGCTCTATGGCCCCATATGACAGTCTATGACAACATCGCTTACGGACTCAGACTTCGTAAACTACCTGAGGAAGAGATAAGGAAAAGAGTTAAGCAAGTACTAGAGCTGGTTAGATTAGAGGGTTTAGAGAGAAGGTATCCACTACAATTATCTGGTGGTCAACAGCAACGTGTAGCACTTGCTAGAGCACTAGTAGTAGAGCCACGTGTTCTCCTACTCGACGAGCCATTATCAAACCTCGATGCCAAACTAAGAATTGAGATGAGAGAGGAGATAAAGAGAATACAAAAGAGACTAGGAATCACAACTATTTATGTTACACACGACCAGCTTGAAGCAATGAGTCTCAGCGATAGAATAGCAGTAATGAAGGATGGCAAGATATTACAAGTAGGTACACCGAAAGAAGTATACTTCTATCCAAGGTCAATGTTTGTAGCAGGATTCATTGGTAGAAGCAACATCTACAAAGGAGTTATCACCGAAAGCAAAGACATTTACGCAAAAATACACGTCGATGAACTAGGCATCGAACTAGATGGAACACTTGTCGAGCCCGGTATGAAGGGAACAGCAGCAGTTGTCATAAGACCTGAAAACATTGAAGTATCCAAACCAGCCAACTTAACAGGATATAATGTGTTGAAAGGAAAACTAGACTTCCAGATGTTTGTAGGAGAGAAAATCGAAGCAAGAATAAAAATCGGTAACGCATCCCTCATAGCATATCTGCCAAACCAATTAGAAGTTCCACTCGGCTCAGAAATAACAGTGTATATACATAGAGAAAACGTTAGAATAATTCCTTTTAAATAA